AACGaatgaagtaaaaaaaaaaacatttattcaaatgtttttcaagatttaatcatcattataatatttatattatatgctTGAAAAGGATATTGCCCATGTGGCTATGGAAGGAGATTCACTCCCCCATGATATGCTTTCAGGAATAGAAGGAGATTCTGATAACCAAAATGTTCCTCCTTCTAATAACTCCAcctttttgataaaagaaaaTACGAGACAagaaaatttaataataataaacaaaagtATAGATATTAAGCAATTATGTGAAAGTAGTACACAAAGTATTACCTTTTCCTTGTCATAGAAAATGGTGCAATACTGATCTGAAACATATTTGGATCCTTTTCTTGAAATCCCAAATTGCTCATACCCTTGTATGTTTAATAACAATTTATGAGTgcaaatttgtaaaaagttaGGGCTTAATGGAAAAAGTGTCATTTCTCTGGCTTTCTCTAATAAGCAAACACCACACTATCACAATCAATTTGGAAAAATCATAGTTAAAAGATTAGAGATTAGATTGATtaaaaatttgaagttataaatggggattgatttcaACTATATGCAAAAACTGCAGAATTTAAAAATTTGTATAAATATCAAATTAAGATAAAACAGTAATCAAAATGTAACTGGAAGTATTACCTCGCAAGCATTGTTGAAGATACTCCAATTGAGATTTCACACCTACGAATGCAAAAAGAAACAATTTCAAAAAATTCGTAGAAACAAACCCCATTTCGAAATCGAAAATCAATCAAGACCAACATAATCAATCATATTTCAAAATCGAACGAATCAAGAACATGTATTTTAAAGATCTGCAACATACATAAACAAACGAAGGAGCTCACCTTGTCAAATAGTCCAATATCTTCCCCATTTCCTGATTTTAAGATTTGTTTGACCGTCTACATTTGCAGTATGATACATAAAAGAATAAAAGAGATAAAGTTAGTAAATTATGGTTTCATGTATCatccaacataaagttgataTTAAGAGACCTTGCTTTAACAGACACCATCAATTTTTATACTTTCAGGGAGTAGCAAATAAACTGGAATGAAGGTGTCATGCTTGacctgaaacaacataaaaattaaatttgcatCGACTCTAATAACAAATGTgagaaaaatatgatttttaagtATCATAAAGAACCATTCCAAGGAGGCTCACTCTGTGAAGAAGGAACGACACCATTAATGTGGGATAACACTACTTTCGTTGACCTTTGAGACCCTATTACACAATCTTAACTGGTTCTAATTTCTCCCAATTTATTATTGTCTTTCAAGGAACAGGGCCTGGTTCAAGCATTTCATCAAGCAGTTGGGGTGCATAGTGAAACTCTCTTTTAAATCTTAATATCAAGTGGTTGGGGTATAATCGTTCTTCTTTATAGTTGACTTCGACATACGGATCACATCCCTATACAAATAAAGacaaaaaaaatatagaaaagtCAAAAAAAATTCACCAGGAATACGAACAACAAAAGTAGATGAAAAGAATTTGATGACAATATGTAAACCTGAGTTGGTACATGGAACGAATTTGATAAAAGGGTGCACGCCACCTATGTTTCAAAAAATAGGAATTACAAAACACATGTAAATCCGTTCACGAAAATAGTCCATTTTAAGTTAGAAACAGTAATTAGGGAGAAGTTGTAAATGAACCGAGAGAAAATTAGATAGATACACTTGTTATTCTTCAACATCACGTTACATAATTAGGGTTAGGGAGATGTACATGTTTAAATTCATGAATAGAAATATGTAGATAGTTAGATACATACGATAATCAATATGAAGTTAGTAGACTTACTAATAGTGACTGTGTCTCCCCAGTGTTGCCATTAGTGGTTCCTATTGATCTGTGTGAGCTCATCCATCGATTGAATATGTGTGAGCTCATCCATGAATTCTGAAATTTAAAGACAAACATTGAGagtaagaaaggaaaaaaaaagaacCTCAAAAACAGAGTAAATACCTGCAAATCGGAAGACTCCAAAGTTTAGGGTTTCCATCCAGAAAATAGACATATAACATGAATCTTTCATAGAAATTGTGTTAACACCAGCTAAGAACGAAATGacaaacaaaaaccaaaaatcattcaagtaaattggcaaaaaaaaaaagacagatAGAAAAATccaagaaaataaaaaatcataGGAAACAAATCCATCTAAAATCGACCATGTTACAAACCCTAGACTACAATCACCCGTACCAACAGTAAACAAGTTGAGAAAAAAGTTATAATTTTGTATTTCACCTAATCTGTACATAGAATCATCATTTCTTTGTTCCCTTTGGATTTTCTTCAAGTTAGGTAGCCCCTTTGATTTTCCATGTATGAGAACAATCTAACCTGACGTCGATCAAAACAAAAGAGTTAGAGTGACGACGGTCTGTATATATGTGTGGTGGTTGTCCTCTACATCTTCTGCAAGTGGGAGTTGGTCACTGATTGAGAGAATTtagaattttagggttttaataGGCTGGGAGAGGAGATGCGTTTATATAACATGTATCTCGATGTATGAACACCCATGAGCAATGAAGAAAGAGAAATGGTGGTGGTACGCACAGTGTAACTGAGTGGTGTTAGAGTTTTTTTTACTGAGAGAGGAAGAAAATTGTTTAGTAGAAAGAGAAATGGGATGATTTCTGCGAAGGAGAAGAAGAACAGATATAGGGGAAGGGGGCCAAGAACTGAAAGATTTTTGCCGTGATCTCAGGCTTCTTCACAACTATCAGCAGGACTAAAGAACTAGGTCAAACCCGCATTACAAGTTCATATGCATTGATTACTTGTATTCCATTCTTCATATTTTACAGTGCgacttaaaaaatattattattttattgatggcTATTTGTACCATTAGCTTAAGggtttgaacgtcttaaaaaataatattattatattcattgtatttttagaaatagttagatttcctttataagatagtaaatatatatatatatatatatatatatatatatatatatatatatatatatatatata
The genomic region above belongs to Lactuca sativa cultivar Salinas chromosome 4, Lsat_Salinas_v11, whole genome shotgun sequence and contains:
- the LOC111894403 gene encoding LOW QUALITY PROTEIN: uncharacterized protein LOC111894403 (The sequence of the model RefSeq protein was modified relative to this genomic sequence to represent the inferred CDS: substituted 2 bases at 2 genomic stop codons), translating into MSAAVVDEIRSAGRCGCKYGRVEVEGDEGEVTKKGSVAGEAGVNTISMKDSCYMSIFWMETLNFGVFRFAGIYSVFENSWMSSHIFNRWMSSHRSIGTTNGNTGETQSLLVACTLLSNSFHVPTQGCDPYVEVNYKEERLYPNHLILRFKREFHYAPQLLDEMLEPGPVKHDTFIPVYLLLPESIKIDGTVKQILKSGNGEDIGLFDKVSSFVCLCVKSQLEYLQQCLRGYEQFGISRKGSKYVSDQYCTIFYDKEKVELLEGGTFWLSESPSIPESISWGSESPSIATWATFQMKRVKSPGFSFQIVNTNMDDFSPRARRRSALLTWQYIASLPPSLPVLYCGGFNTQKESTTGRFLLGRSRXLYLIXSLFEHGVVGGMRDAWPNARLRKNVSLVRTFHGFKGSKQGAVEFFKLIFCALCLCWDRQTQDFHVDWILFRGRSLVPVSCEVVNDNIDGQYLYSNYPIFVEFMLPRTVRLLDPPPVQDDATSPLS